From Polynucleobacter sp. JS-JIR-II-b4, a single genomic window includes:
- a CDS encoding chalcone isomerase family protein yields MKKIHLLLIATLLSFLVPLSFARDPSEVTAYLSTAKLQGSGRLTWWGLHIYDASFYRVGSLSSSEFALDMRYQKSFSGKSIANRSAEEMKRTGVPDDQAALWGKELASFLPNVESGQTLTAIYSPKQGTVFYHDGKQIAQIPGAEFSKAFFGIWLDPKTSAPKLRTELLGQTCPPPLFNEAC; encoded by the coding sequence ATGAAGAAAATTCATCTTCTCCTCATCGCCACTCTACTGAGTTTCTTGGTGCCGCTCAGCTTTGCTCGCGATCCTTCGGAGGTGACTGCATATTTAAGTACTGCAAAACTGCAAGGAAGCGGTCGACTGACTTGGTGGGGTCTGCATATTTACGATGCTTCCTTTTATAGGGTGGGTTCACTGTCTTCCTCCGAGTTTGCATTGGATATGCGCTATCAAAAATCCTTCTCCGGTAAATCGATCGCCAATCGGAGCGCAGAGGAAATGAAGCGCACTGGCGTACCTGATGATCAGGCTGCCCTTTGGGGTAAGGAGTTGGCGTCATTCTTGCCTAATGTTGAGTCAGGGCAGACTTTGACTGCTATCTATTCCCCTAAGCAAGGAACCGTTTTTTATCATGATGGCAAACAAATCGCACAAATACCTGGGGCAGAGTTTTCAAAGGCATTTTTTGGAATTTGGTTAGATCCTAAAACAAGCGCCCCTAAACTGAGAACAGAACTATTGGGACAAACCTGTCCACCACCACTTTTTAATGAGGCTTGTTAA
- a CDS encoding NAD(P)H-dependent oxidoreductase, translated as MSLIDKLQWRYATKKMDSTKSVPHEKVELILEAIRLTASSSGLQPYEVFVITNKAIREKIKAISWDQTQVVDSSHLLVFAAWDTYTADRINQSFDMTEKLRNFKSEAGDIYRQKLLSGYTARDAETNYTHAAKQAYIGLGTALIAAAYEQVDSTPMEGFDAAALDEILDLKAKGLRSVVMLPLGYRKADEDWLLNLKKVRKPKEDFVTWIE; from the coding sequence ATGAGCTTGATTGACAAATTGCAGTGGCGCTATGCCACCAAAAAAATGGACTCCACAAAGTCCGTACCGCATGAAAAGGTAGAGTTAATCCTAGAGGCGATTCGCCTAACTGCCAGCTCTAGTGGTCTGCAGCCATACGAAGTATTTGTAATCACCAATAAAGCCATTCGCGAGAAGATTAAAGCCATTTCCTGGGACCAAACCCAGGTAGTCGATTCTTCTCACTTGCTCGTTTTTGCCGCTTGGGATACCTATACGGCAGACCGAATCAATCAATCATTTGATATGACTGAGAAGCTGCGCAACTTCAAAAGCGAAGCTGGTGACATCTACCGCCAGAAGCTGCTTAGTGGTTACACCGCAAGAGATGCTGAAACGAACTACACACATGCTGCAAAGCAAGCTTATATTGGACTTGGTACTGCCCTCATTGCGGCAGCGTACGAGCAGGTAGATTCCACACCAATGGAAGGCTTTGATGCTGCAGCTCTCGATGAAATCCTCGACCTTAAGGCAAAAGGCTTACGCAGTGTTGTTATGCTGCCGCTAGGCTATAGAAAGGCTGATGAGGACTGGTTGCTTAACTTGAAAAAAGTCAGAAAGCCTAAGGAAGACTTTGTTACTTGGATTGAGTAA
- a CDS encoding OmpA family protein, translating into MSFMKQGLMALSIAALALLSACVTEGKYNQLDQAYSQLQQAYQGDEVEIRQLQGELRITIRDKILFPEGGYRLNAKAEQVLAKMAPTLSGFKNTKVVVRGYTDNVAIGADLRKQGITTNLDLSSKRADNVVDYLIRKGVSQSLISAQGMGESNLIASNATPEGRAQNRRIEVTLVGPGN; encoded by the coding sequence ATGAGTTTCATGAAACAAGGATTAATGGCCTTATCTATTGCAGCACTTGCGCTCTTGAGTGCCTGTGTCACCGAAGGTAAATACAACCAATTGGACCAGGCATACAGCCAGCTTCAACAGGCCTACCAGGGTGATGAAGTAGAAATTCGCCAATTACAGGGCGAGCTGCGAATCACGATCCGCGACAAAATTTTATTCCCAGAAGGTGGCTATCGTTTGAATGCCAAAGCTGAGCAGGTATTGGCAAAAATGGCGCCAACATTATCTGGCTTCAAAAATACCAAGGTAGTGGTTCGTGGCTATACAGATAATGTTGCAATTGGCGCTGATCTTCGTAAGCAAGGAATTACAACCAATCTCGATCTGTCATCTAAGAGAGCGGATAACGTAGTTGACTACCTCATTCGCAAGGGCGTAAGTCAGAGTCTTATTTCTGCGCAAGGCATGGGTGAATCCAATCTAATTGCTTCTAATGCAACTCCAGAAGGCCGTGCACAGAATCGTCGCATTGAAGTTACTTTGGTCGGCCCAGGTAATTAA
- a CDS encoding superoxide dismutase family protein: MNKKFKQISIALSAVGILSLVACQSMEHGTGQKASANLDSRSGSQAKGEVMFTWQGDDVLINAKFSGLKPNSEQGFHVHEKGDCSAPDATSAGGHFNPETKSHGMPNSGMNHAGDLPNIKSDANGNATYTAKLHGFSVNTGPTGIVGRSVVVHRDPDDYKSQPAGNSGPRIACGLIK; the protein is encoded by the coding sequence ATGAACAAGAAATTCAAGCAAATTTCGATTGCTTTATCCGCTGTGGGAATTTTGTCATTAGTGGCATGCCAATCAATGGAGCATGGTACTGGGCAAAAAGCCAGCGCAAATTTAGATTCAAGATCAGGCTCTCAGGCTAAGGGTGAGGTTATGTTTACCTGGCAAGGAGATGATGTTCTCATCAATGCTAAGTTTTCTGGATTAAAGCCAAACTCAGAACAAGGTTTTCATGTTCATGAAAAAGGTGATTGCTCTGCTCCGGATGCAACCAGCGCAGGTGGTCACTTCAATCCCGAAACAAAATCTCATGGCATGCCTAACAGCGGCATGAATCATGCAGGAGATTTGCCCAACATTAAGTCCGATGCTAATGGCAACGCAACTTACACGGCTAAGTTACATGGATTTTCTGTAAATACAGGCCCAACTGGAATTGTTGGTCGCTCAGTGGTTGTGCATAGAGATCCGGATGACTACAAATCTCAGCCTGCAGGAAATTCTGGCCCACGTATTGCATGTGGCTTGATTAAGTAA
- a CDS encoding thiol-disulfide oxidoreductase DCC family protein, with the protein MTQLEKLTLFYDGACPLCQAEILFLSGRNQDNLLGFVDINSDQYDPQKVGVSCEAALAAMYGQFASGKLIQGVSVFPEAYRRANLPRMAWFFSRKPLQPFLKLAYLFFAKNRHAISNFFGPAALRFVKARSRSAQQ; encoded by the coding sequence ATGACTCAATTAGAAAAGCTCACCTTGTTTTACGATGGCGCTTGCCCGTTGTGCCAGGCGGAGATTCTCTTTTTATCGGGACGCAATCAAGACAATCTATTGGGCTTTGTCGACATTAACTCAGATCAGTATGATCCTCAAAAGGTGGGCGTCTCTTGTGAGGCTGCATTGGCGGCGATGTATGGTCAGTTTGCTAGTGGCAAATTGATACAAGGCGTCTCAGTTTTTCCTGAGGCCTATCGTCGTGCAAACTTACCTCGTATGGCCTGGTTCTTTTCAAGAAAGCCACTTCAGCCATTCTTGAAATTGGCTTATCTCTTTTTTGCCAAGAATCGGCATGCGATATCTAATTTCTTTGGGCCAGCAGCGTTACGTTTTGTGAAGGCCCGTTCAAGGTCAGCACAGCAATGA
- a CDS encoding linear amide C-N hydrolase, with translation MSKKMIQRIVAVSVAASLTFAPLVSNACTSFLLKGSDGGFVYGRTMEFGLPLKSQLTVIPRNLPMPGVGVDGKPGTGLNWTTKYAAAGMNGLGMPVLLDGMNEKGLVGGLLNAPNTAVYQVVSPADSSSSIASVQMLVYALTNFANVGEVKAGFQKIKVNRSTIPAYNNQSAPVRMTLHDASGKSIVIEYLKGELVITDNPTGVMTNDPAFRDQLNNIGNYANLTSVEKNPIVINGATYVPPSSGSGLHGLPGDYLSPSRFIRALFLTKSVPTTYPTAQQVNTAWHILGSFDIPPGAISLPATNAYGGGAGGIETTEWSAVADNKNMIYNLKMFETTNIYTYDLKKMDVSAKEIKYIKLDKPLATISVN, from the coding sequence ATGAGTAAAAAAATGATTCAAAGAATAGTAGCTGTTTCAGTAGCAGCCTCTTTAACGTTTGCCCCATTAGTCAGCAATGCCTGCACTAGCTTTTTACTAAAAGGTAGTGATGGTGGTTTTGTTTATGGGCGCACCATGGAATTTGGTTTGCCACTGAAATCCCAGCTAACAGTCATTCCGAGAAATTTACCTATGCCTGGTGTTGGTGTGGATGGTAAACCTGGCACCGGTTTAAATTGGACTACCAAGTATGCTGCAGCAGGCATGAATGGATTGGGCATGCCAGTACTTTTGGATGGTATGAATGAAAAAGGTCTAGTGGGCGGTTTACTAAACGCGCCAAATACCGCTGTTTATCAAGTGGTTAGCCCAGCCGATTCTTCTAGCAGCATAGCTTCTGTCCAGATGTTGGTGTATGCCTTAACCAACTTCGCCAATGTTGGGGAAGTAAAGGCGGGATTTCAGAAGATCAAAGTGAATCGCTCCACAATTCCTGCGTATAACAACCAATCCGCTCCAGTTCGCATGACACTTCATGACGCCAGTGGAAAAAGTATTGTGATTGAGTACCTTAAGGGCGAATTGGTTATCACTGATAACCCAACGGGCGTGATGACAAATGATCCAGCGTTTAGGGATCAACTCAATAATATTGGTAACTACGCAAACCTTACCAGCGTAGAGAAAAACCCAATTGTGATTAACGGGGCTACTTATGTTCCGCCAAGCTCAGGCAGTGGTTTGCATGGATTGCCTGGGGATTACTTGAGTCCGAGCCGTTTTATTCGCGCATTATTTCTGACAAAGTCAGTACCCACCACATACCCAACTGCTCAACAAGTTAATACCGCTTGGCATATTTTGGGTAGCTTTGACATTCCTCCTGGTGCCATCAGTTTGCCTGCCACGAATGCTTATGGTGGTGGTGCTGGTGGAATAGAGACAACTGAATGGAGCGCGGTAGCTGACAATAAAAATATGATTTATAACCTCAAAATGTTCGAAACAACGAATATCTATACTTATGATTTAAAGAAAATGGATGTAAGCGCCAAAGAAATTAAATACATCAAGTTAGACAAGCCTCTTGCCACGATCTCTGTTAATTGA
- a CDS encoding histone deacetylase: MKAFYTDHFVLPLPEGHRFPMEKYSRLRDLVSGEKNIELVEAPPATDNQILYAHDPSYLIKVIEGKLSPQEQREIGFPWSEQMVERSRRSAGATVAAAKTALREGIAANLAGGTHHAYRDTGSGFCVFNDSAIAARTLQKEISLSLKVAVIDLDVHQGNGTASILQNDDSIFTLSIHGENNFPFKKEESDLDLGLEDGCEDATYLDALGQSLDQLDSRFKPDCLIFLAGADPHEGDRLGRLNVSTAGMRLRDETVFQYALDRQLPIAFSMAGGYGKEITSTVDIHFQTIKTALQFQKQY, from the coding sequence GTGAAAGCGTTTTATACCGACCATTTTGTATTGCCACTTCCAGAGGGGCATCGCTTTCCGATGGAAAAGTATTCTCGCTTACGTGATTTGGTGAGTGGAGAAAAAAATATTGAGCTTGTAGAGGCGCCGCCTGCAACAGATAACCAAATTCTGTATGCTCACGACCCAAGCTATCTCATTAAAGTCATTGAAGGAAAGCTTTCTCCACAAGAACAAAGAGAAATTGGATTTCCATGGAGTGAGCAAATGGTGGAACGTTCACGCCGTTCAGCAGGTGCTACGGTAGCTGCAGCCAAAACTGCTTTGCGAGAAGGAATTGCCGCCAATCTTGCGGGTGGTACCCATCACGCTTATCGAGATACTGGTAGTGGATTTTGTGTTTTCAATGATTCGGCTATTGCTGCCCGCACTTTACAAAAAGAGATTAGCTTATCCCTCAAGGTTGCAGTGATTGATTTGGATGTGCATCAAGGAAATGGCACTGCGTCGATATTACAAAATGACGATTCTATTTTTACTCTTTCTATTCATGGGGAAAATAATTTTCCATTTAAAAAGGAAGAGAGCGATCTTGATTTGGGTCTAGAGGATGGCTGCGAAGATGCCACCTATTTAGATGCCCTGGGCCAATCACTAGATCAACTGGATTCACGCTTCAAGCCAGACTGCCTCATTTTCTTAGCTGGTGCAGACCCCCATGAAGGAGACCGCTTAGGAAGGCTGAATGTCAGTACAGCAGGAATGCGCTTGCGGGATGAGACGGTATTTCAGTATGCCTTGGATAGACAACTACCCATCGCGTTTTCAATGGCGGGCGGCTACGGAAAGGAAATAACATCCACAGTGGATATTCACTTTCAAACCATTAAGACCGCCCTACAATTTCAGAAGCAATATTAA
- a CDS encoding phasin family protein — protein MSKKSLDMNSIPGQQRAIDATKAAGRVAIESAQAIAQINQQATQELAALIQIRVSELMKTQDPRSAFEYVHAEVLQDAAKEISQYHNQLLQVLKSGNQELADIAETMIQESKADLIHFVNDATDNAPLGSEAYVSVFKTSFNNALQNFELIRAAMADSFTNFEKSVENVSNLASPKSASKKNS, from the coding sequence ATGAGCAAGAAATCACTTGATATGAATTCAATCCCAGGACAACAAAGAGCGATTGATGCAACCAAGGCCGCTGGGCGTGTGGCGATTGAAAGTGCTCAGGCAATCGCACAGATTAATCAGCAGGCGACGCAGGAATTGGCCGCCTTAATTCAGATAAGGGTATCGGAGTTGATGAAAACTCAGGATCCACGATCTGCATTTGAATATGTTCATGCCGAAGTGCTGCAGGATGCGGCCAAAGAGATCTCTCAATATCACAATCAGTTACTTCAGGTGCTTAAAAGTGGCAATCAAGAGCTAGCCGATATTGCTGAAACTATGATTCAAGAATCTAAGGCAGATTTAATTCACTTTGTAAATGATGCAACAGATAATGCGCCGCTTGGTAGCGAGGCTTATGTCTCTGTATTTAAAACCTCATTTAATAATGCATTGCAAAATTTTGAATTGATTCGCGCTGCAATGGCAGACTCATTTACGAATTTTGAGAAGAGTGTTGAGAATGTCAGTAATCTCGCTAGCCCAAAAAGTGCTTCAAAAAAGAATAGCTAA
- a CDS encoding DUF2237 family protein, whose translation MQKEVALNVFGEPLIPCSFDPLTGFFRDGCCKTNEEDVGSHLVCAIVTNEFLQFSLQKGNDLITPRPEYQFPGLVAGDQWCLCINRWVEALNAQCAPFIKLESTHIKALETVPLNILKEYSREM comes from the coding sequence ATGCAAAAAGAAGTTGCGTTAAATGTTTTTGGTGAACCCCTCATTCCCTGCTCTTTCGATCCCCTAACAGGGTTTTTTAGGGATGGCTGCTGCAAAACCAATGAAGAGGATGTGGGCAGTCACTTAGTTTGTGCGATTGTGACCAATGAATTTTTACAATTTAGCCTGCAAAAAGGAAATGACCTCATCACCCCAAGACCAGAGTATCAATTTCCAGGTTTAGTGGCAGGCGACCAATGGTGCTTATGCATCAATCGCTGGGTGGAGGCACTCAATGCCCAATGCGCACCATTTATCAAACTTGAAAGCACTCACATCAAAGCCCTAGAGACCGTCCCCTTGAATATCCTGAAAGAATATTCGAGAGAAATGTAA
- a CDS encoding DUF3833 domain-containing protein, translating to MKSFFTRLAFTIFCGALLVSCSSPQVSQYAAEKPALELSEYFSGTIDAYGIFTDRSGEVKKRFTVLIKANWTVVEGKKVGTLDERFEYSDGTKQTRIWTLTEQSPGNYIGRADDVVGDAQGQLAGNALNWTYTLALPVDGTIYNVQFNDWMYLVTPKVMLNKAKMSKFGIDLGEVTLSFYKR from the coding sequence ATGAAATCCTTTTTTACACGCCTTGCATTCACAATATTTTGTGGAGCGCTTTTAGTCTCATGCTCTTCACCTCAGGTATCTCAATATGCGGCTGAGAAACCAGCCTTAGAGCTGAGTGAATACTTTTCTGGAACGATTGATGCCTATGGCATCTTTACTGATCGTAGCGGTGAAGTGAAAAAGCGCTTTACTGTGCTGATCAAAGCAAATTGGACGGTAGTTGAAGGTAAAAAAGTCGGCACCTTGGATGAACGTTTTGAATACTCTGACGGCACAAAGCAAACACGCATCTGGACGCTAACTGAGCAATCTCCTGGTAACTATATTGGTAGGGCCGATGATGTGGTGGGGGATGCACAGGGTCAGCTCGCCGGAAATGCTCTGAACTGGACCTACACCCTTGCATTGCCGGTGGATGGCACCATTTATAACGTGCAATTTAATGATTGGATGTACTTAGTCACCCCCAAGGTAATGCTCAATAAGGCCAAGATGAGCAAGTTTGGGATTGATTTGGGTGAGGTGACTTTGAGCTTCTATAAGCGCTAA
- a CDS encoding DUF1622 domain-containing protein — MNQIEIIRDVSDVMDALGVAVVSIGVLWGLFCFAKGLITQTADIAYKTFRIQIVRSLILGLEVLVAGDVIRTVAISPTLTSVAVLGAIVLIRCFLSWSLTLEIDGRWPWQAPRPGQSE, encoded by the coding sequence ATGAATCAAATTGAAATTATTCGAGATGTCAGTGATGTGATGGATGCTCTTGGAGTGGCCGTAGTGTCCATCGGTGTTTTATGGGGCCTCTTCTGTTTTGCAAAAGGCCTGATTACTCAGACGGCCGATATTGCTTATAAAACCTTTCGCATACAAATCGTGCGCTCGCTCATTCTGGGGCTCGAAGTCCTGGTGGCGGGGGATGTGATCCGTACTGTAGCCATTAGCCCAACATTGACTAGTGTAGCGGTATTGGGCGCCATTGTATTAATTCGCTGCTTCTTAAGCTGGTCCCTGACTTTAGAGATTGATGGCCGCTGGCCATGGCAAGCGCCTAGACCAGGTCAATCAGAATAA
- a CDS encoding phasin family protein: MFQTQLNDQLASAQAKAIETAKHLAQVAVESAQELAEINQAAAKDALVAAQDTSTQLLAIKDPQQLAKLAQPEAAQEAAKYAAAYQAKVNQVVRNGNKEVAQVVDASIDDARADLVKFVKEATKTAPAGSEAFVSAFKTAFDSSLQQFDQVRASATDAFANFEKSVDAALANIQGQYAVAKPAAKSRKAA, encoded by the coding sequence ATGTTTCAAACTCAATTAAACGACCAACTCGCTTCTGCACAAGCTAAAGCAATCGAAACTGCTAAACATTTGGCACAAGTTGCTGTTGAAAGCGCTCAAGAATTAGCTGAAATCAACCAAGCTGCTGCTAAAGATGCTTTAGTTGCTGCTCAAGATACAAGCACACAATTGTTGGCAATCAAGGATCCACAGCAATTAGCTAAATTAGCTCAGCCAGAAGCTGCTCAAGAAGCTGCTAAATATGCTGCTGCTTACCAAGCTAAGGTAAACCAAGTAGTTCGTAACGGTAACAAAGAAGTTGCTCAAGTAGTTGACGCTTCTATTGATGACGCACGTGCTGATTTGGTTAAGTTTGTTAAAGAAGCTACTAAGACAGCTCCTGCTGGTTCAGAGGCTTTTGTTTCTGCATTCAAAACTGCATTTGATTCTTCACTCCAACAGTTTGACCAAGTTCGCGCATCTGCAACTGACGCATTTGCTAACTTTGAGAAGAGTGTTGATGCTGCTTTGGCAAACATTCAAGGCCAATACGCTGTTGCTAAGCCAGCTGCTAAAAGCCGTAAAGCTGCTTAA
- a CDS encoding DUF1345 domain-containing protein, protein MKASRWTQYWHQIGATHRLLIISLTGFGSYFLISADLSPILRLALSWILAGGLYLTLTYIMMYFSTQENILNLSKKEDDGAARILLIIVLAAAASLVTIVIILSGIRALPTNIAIRHVGLVLATYIISWLYVHTAFALHYAHVYYQELEKTKEAPLLFASKLRPTYVDFLYFSMVIGMTCQTADVNIANSRVRFLVMLQGMTAFAFNTSLLALAINLISGVVALS, encoded by the coding sequence ATGAAAGCATCCCGTTGGACACAATACTGGCACCAAATAGGCGCAACCCACAGGCTACTGATTATTTCGCTCACCGGGTTCGGATCCTACTTTCTAATCTCGGCCGATCTCAGCCCAATCCTACGTTTAGCCCTTTCTTGGATACTTGCAGGGGGCCTCTATCTGACGCTGACCTACATCATGATGTATTTCTCCACCCAAGAAAATATTCTCAATCTCTCAAAGAAAGAGGATGATGGCGCAGCGAGGATCCTCTTAATCATCGTTCTTGCAGCAGCAGCGAGCTTAGTAACGATCGTCATCATTCTTTCCGGCATTAGAGCACTACCGACCAATATTGCCATTCGCCATGTTGGCCTGGTTCTAGCGACTTATATTATTTCTTGGTTATATGTACACACCGCGTTTGCTTTGCACTATGCACATGTCTATTACCAAGAGCTTGAAAAAACCAAAGAGGCGCCTTTACTATTTGCATCCAAGTTAAGACCTACCTATGTAGACTTTCTTTACTTCTCCATGGTGATTGGCATGACTTGTCAAACCGCTGACGTCAATATTGCCAATTCTAGAGTTCGGTTCTTGGTCATGCTTCAAGGAATGACTGCCTTTGCCTTTAATACATCCTTACTTGCATTAGCTATCAACTTGATTTCAGGGGTAGTAGCACTTTCCTAA
- the ahpC gene encoding alkyl hydroperoxide reductase subunit C produces the protein MSIINTAVQPFKTEAFHNGKFVTVTDESLKGHWSVLIFMPAAFTFNCPTEIEDAAENYAEFQKLGAEVYIVTTDTHFSHKVWHETSPAVGKAKFPLVGDPTHTLTNAFGVHIPEAGLALRGTFIINPEGIIKTAEIHSNEIARDVSETLRKLKAAQYTAAHPGEVCPAKWKEGAATLTPSLDLVGKI, from the coding sequence ATGTCCATTATTAATACCGCAGTTCAACCATTTAAAACAGAAGCTTTCCACAATGGTAAGTTTGTAACCGTTACTGACGAATCCCTCAAGGGTCACTGGTCAGTTCTGATTTTCATGCCAGCAGCTTTTACTTTTAACTGCCCAACAGAAATTGAAGATGCAGCTGAGAACTATGCTGAATTCCAAAAGTTAGGCGCTGAAGTGTATATCGTGACAACCGATACTCATTTCTCACACAAAGTGTGGCATGAGACTTCTCCTGCTGTTGGTAAAGCAAAGTTCCCGCTCGTTGGCGATCCAACACACACACTGACAAACGCTTTCGGTGTTCATATTCCTGAAGCTGGTTTGGCATTGCGTGGCACATTCATCATCAACCCAGAAGGCATCATTAAGACAGCAGAGATTCATTCAAATGAAATCGCTCGTGATGTTTCTGAAACATTGCGTAAGTTGAAGGCCGCTCAGTACACAGCAGCACACCCAGGCGAAGTATGCCCAGCTAAGTGGAAAGAAGGCGCAGCAACATTGACTCCATCTTTGGATCTCGTAGGCAAGATCTAA
- the ahpF gene encoding alkyl hydroperoxide reductase subunit F yields MLDTNIKSQLKVYFEKIVSPIVLVASLDDSDSSKQMLELLNEVAEQSDKITFKTDGQAEHKPSFTVSKTDQDARITFAGLPMGHEMTSFILAILQASGYPAKVEQEVIDRITRLDGKLCFQTFISLSCHNCPDVVQALNLMAALNPNVTHEMVDGALYQGLVDQYQIMAVPTVILNGEVFGQGRMCVEEIVAKLDTSTPKEEAAKLSAKESFDVLVIGGGPAGAAAAIYAARKGIRTGIVAERFGGQVMDTMGIENFISVKETEGPKLVQALEQHVKSYEVDIMNLQRANALRKTNHGLEVELANGAVLNSKSVIISTGARWREMNVPGEQEYRGKGVAYCPHCDGPLFKGKRVAVIGGGNSGVEAAIDLAGIVSHVTLIEFDSKLRADAVLQKKMASMPNVTVIMSALTKEVLGANGKVNGLRYQDRTNNTEHNIELEGIFVQIGLLPNTDWLKGSIDLSKYGEVIVDAKGETSLPGVFAAGDCTTVPYKQIIIAMGEGAKASLGAFDYLIRSSVTEPEEAVAA; encoded by the coding sequence ATGCTCGATACCAATATCAAATCCCAGTTAAAGGTATATTTTGAAAAGATAGTTAGCCCCATCGTTCTCGTGGCTAGCCTAGATGACAGCGACAGCTCCAAGCAGATGCTTGAACTCTTAAATGAAGTAGCTGAGCAGTCAGATAAAATCACCTTTAAAACAGATGGTCAAGCTGAACACAAGCCCAGCTTTACCGTTAGCAAGACTGATCAAGATGCCCGCATTACTTTTGCCGGCCTACCAATGGGTCACGAGATGACCTCTTTCATCTTGGCTATTTTGCAGGCTAGCGGCTACCCAGCCAAAGTCGAGCAAGAAGTAATTGATCGCATTACTAGATTGGATGGCAAGCTTTGCTTTCAGACCTTTATCTCTTTGTCATGCCACAACTGCCCTGACGTTGTTCAGGCGCTGAATTTAATGGCAGCCCTTAATCCAAACGTTACCCATGAAATGGTTGATGGCGCCCTTTACCAAGGCTTAGTAGATCAATACCAAATCATGGCTGTACCAACTGTGATTCTCAATGGCGAAGTATTTGGTCAAGGCCGCATGTGTGTTGAAGAGATTGTTGCCAAGCTTGATACCTCTACCCCTAAAGAAGAGGCTGCAAAGCTTTCTGCTAAGGAGTCCTTTGATGTTTTAGTCATTGGCGGTGGGCCTGCTGGTGCTGCTGCTGCAATCTACGCGGCACGTAAAGGTATTCGCACCGGCATTGTGGCTGAACGTTTTGGCGGGCAAGTCATGGACACTATGGGCATTGAAAACTTCATTTCTGTAAAAGAAACTGAAGGGCCTAAATTAGTGCAAGCACTCGAGCAACATGTGAAGAGCTATGAAGTCGACATCATGAATTTACAGCGCGCCAATGCCTTGCGCAAAACGAATCATGGCCTTGAAGTGGAATTAGCCAACGGCGCAGTACTCAATAGCAAGTCTGTAATCATCAGTACTGGTGCTCGCTGGAGAGAAATGAATGTGCCTGGCGAACAAGAATACCGCGGCAAAGGAGTTGCCTATTGCCCTCACTGTGATGGCCCGTTATTTAAAGGCAAGCGTGTAGCAGTAATTGGTGGCGGTAACTCTGGTGTTGAAGCTGCTATTGATTTGGCAGGCATTGTTAGCCATGTCACTCTCATCGAGTTTGATAGCAAGCTCCGTGCAGATGCAGTATTGCAAAAGAAGATGGCTAGCATGCCAAACGTAACCGTCATCATGAGCGCGCTCACCAAAGAAGTATTGGGTGCCAATGGCAAGGTCAATGGCTTGCGCTACCAAGATCGCACCAACAATACTGAGCATAATATTGAACTGGAAGGTATTTTTGTCCAAATCGGCTTGTTACCAAATACTGATTGGCTTAAAGGTAGCATCGATTTATCCAAGTACGGCGAAGTTATCGTTGATGCAAAAGGTGAAACTTCTTTGCCGGGTGTATTTGCGGCGGGAGACTGCACCACCGTTCCATACAAGCAAATCATTATTGCCATGGGTGAAGGCGCCAAAGCTTCGCTAGGAGCATTTGATTACCTCATTCGCTCATCGGTTACTGAGCCAGAAGAAGCGGTTGCTGCGTAA